In a single window of the Deinococcus aetherius genome:
- a CDS encoding phosphatidate cytidylyltransferase, giving the protein MESLSTRVLTSVVGFTIISLLVWFGWVTLLPTLVLLSVMALFEYIRMLDRNDIDVRRVSLAVFGTALIVASLPLWPQTPWPGGSWREAVLTVALGYMLVMEVMRPGERPLERIVYSMFGLLYIPWLLGYFLLLRYSPNAGDGLLYFALPLLATFAADIGGYFGGHFFGRRKLAPEVSPGKTVEGAIGGLAFSFVTVLVMTQLTRIWSPLDALLYSILVASASQLGDLAESLLKRALKTKDSGSSLPGHGGFLDRLDSLLFAVPATYLFLNINVFTR; this is encoded by the coding sequence ATGGAATCCCTGAGCACCCGCGTCCTGACGTCGGTGGTGGGCTTTACCATCATCAGCCTGCTCGTGTGGTTCGGGTGGGTGACCCTGCTGCCCACACTCGTGCTGCTGTCGGTGATGGCCCTCTTCGAGTACATCCGGATGCTCGACCGCAACGACATCGACGTGCGGCGGGTCAGCCTGGCGGTGTTCGGGACGGCCCTCATCGTGGCGAGCCTGCCGCTGTGGCCGCAGACGCCGTGGCCGGGCGGCTCGTGGCGCGAGGCGGTGCTCACGGTGGCGCTGGGCTACATGCTCGTGATGGAGGTCATGCGGCCCGGGGAGCGCCCGCTGGAGCGCATCGTGTACTCGATGTTCGGGCTGCTGTATATCCCCTGGCTCCTGGGGTACTTCCTGCTGCTGCGCTACAGCCCGAACGCGGGAGACGGCCTGCTGTACTTCGCGCTGCCGCTGCTCGCCACCTTCGCGGCGGACATCGGCGGGTACTTCGGCGGGCACTTCTTCGGTCGGCGCAAGCTCGCCCCCGAGGTCAGCCCCGGCAAGACGGTGGAGGGGGCCATCGGCGGCCTCGCCTTCAGCTTCGTGACGGTGCTCGTGATGACGCAGCTCACGCGCATCTGGTCGCCGCTCGACGCCCTGCTGTACTCCATTCTGGTCGCCAGCGCCTCGCAACTCGGGGACCTCGCGGAGAGCCTGCTCAAGCGGGCGCTGAAGACCAAGGACTCCGGGAGCAGCCTGCCGGGGCACGGGGGCTTTCTCGACCGGCTCGACAGCCTGCTCTTCGCGGTTCCGGCGACGTATCTGTTTTTGAACATCAACGTCTTTACGAGGTAA
- the frr gene encoding ribosome recycling factor, producing MADMKAISVDTRERMGKAIEALENNLSVLRTGRANPGILKKITVDYYGSTVPVDQVASITTPDARTLVITPWDRGALGPIERAIRDSDLGLNPNNKGDTIFISLPMLTEERRKELVKNAKNYAEDARIAIRNLRKHALDEVKKLEGISSDDIKRAETEVQKITDEYIGRVDQTFAKKEQDILG from the coding sequence ATGGCGGACATGAAGGCCATTAGCGTAGACACGCGCGAACGTATGGGCAAGGCCATCGAGGCGCTGGAGAACAACCTCAGCGTCTTGCGCACGGGCCGCGCCAACCCCGGCATCCTCAAGAAGATCACGGTGGACTATTACGGCTCCACAGTCCCCGTCGATCAGGTGGCGAGCATCACGACGCCCGACGCGCGCACGCTCGTCATCACCCCCTGGGACCGGGGGGCGCTCGGGCCCATCGAGCGGGCGATCCGTGACAGCGACCTGGGGCTGAATCCCAACAACAAGGGCGACACCATCTTCATCAGCCTGCCGATGCTGACGGAAGAGCGGCGCAAGGAGCTGGTGAAGAACGCCAAGAACTACGCGGAAGACGCCCGCATCGCCATCCGCAACCTGCGCAAGCACGCCCTCGACGAGGTGAAGAAGCTCGAAGGCATCAGCAGCGACGACATCAAGCGCGCTGAAACCGAGGTGCAGAAGATCACCGACGAGTACATCGGGCGGGTGGACCAGACCTTCGCCAAGAAGGAGCAGGACATCCTCGGGTGA
- the pyrH gene encoding UMP kinase: MYKRVLLKLSGEFLSGDSGFGISPDTTADLARLVTGALGGTGVELAVVIGGGNLWRGARNGKGMDPATADYIGMLGTVMNAMALQDAMEATGQPTRVMTAIQMHAVAEPYIRRRAMRHLEKGRVVIFGGGNGAPFFTTDTTATLRALEIGADVVLMAKNQVDGVYDSDPRKNPDAVRLDHLSHREVVERRLEVMDATALTLCMDKGLPIVVFDLFQEGNLRRLLTGERVGTLIES, from the coding sequence GTGTACAAACGCGTCCTGCTCAAGCTCTCCGGTGAATTCCTGTCGGGAGACTCCGGATTCGGCATCAGCCCCGACACGACGGCGGACCTCGCCCGGCTGGTCACGGGGGCGCTGGGGGGCACGGGGGTCGAACTCGCGGTCGTGATCGGCGGCGGGAACCTGTGGCGCGGCGCCCGCAACGGCAAGGGCATGGACCCCGCCACCGCCGACTACATCGGGATGCTGGGCACCGTGATGAACGCGATGGCCCTGCAAGACGCGATGGAGGCGACCGGCCAGCCCACCCGCGTGATGACGGCCATTCAGATGCACGCCGTCGCCGAGCCCTACATCCGCCGCCGGGCGATGCGCCACCTCGAGAAGGGCCGCGTGGTGATCTTCGGCGGCGGGAACGGGGCGCCCTTCTTCACGACGGACACCACCGCGACCCTGCGCGCCCTGGAGATCGGTGCCGACGTGGTGCTGATGGCGAAAAATCAGGTGGACGGCGTGTACGACTCCGACCCGCGCAAGAACCCGGACGCCGTGAGGCTCGACCACCTCAGCCACCGGGAGGTCGTCGAGCGGCGCCTGGAGGTCATGGACGCGACGGCGCTCACCCTGTGCATGGACAAGGGACTGCCCATCGTGGTCTTCGACCTCTTCCAGGAGGGGAACCTGCGGCGCCTCCTCACCGGGGAGCGGGTGGGCACGCTCATCGAGAGTTGA
- the tsf gene encoding translation elongation factor Ts yields the protein MMESIKKLRELTGAGMMDVKKALSDAGNDEDRAIALLRERGIVKAAKKADREAKEGLVRFVVQGNRGAIVEVNSETDFVARNSDFQALVEQLAQAALQAGTNDVEEFRNFSVNGDTVGNTVAAAAGKIGENLVLNRVAFIEARDGETLAGYVHSNGKIGVLVDLLGGTEAQAKDVALHVAAERPQYLTRDEVNSEDIEKEREILTNKALNEGKPQQIVEKIVQGQIGKFYEEKVLPEQRFVKDNSVTVGGYLGGAQVRRFVRFEVGA from the coding sequence ATGATGGAATCGATCAAGAAGCTGCGCGAACTGACCGGCGCGGGCATGATGGACGTGAAAAAGGCCCTCAGCGACGCGGGCAACGACGAGGACAGGGCGATTGCCCTGCTGCGCGAGCGCGGCATCGTGAAGGCCGCCAAGAAGGCCGACCGCGAGGCGAAGGAGGGCCTGGTCCGCTTCGTGGTTCAGGGCAACCGGGGCGCCATCGTCGAGGTCAACAGCGAGACCGACTTCGTGGCGCGCAACTCCGACTTCCAGGCGCTCGTGGAGCAACTCGCCCAGGCGGCGCTCCAGGCGGGCACGAACGATGTCGAGGAGTTCCGCAACTTCTCCGTGAATGGCGACACCGTGGGCAACACCGTCGCGGCGGCGGCGGGCAAGATCGGCGAGAACCTCGTCCTGAACCGCGTGGCCTTCATCGAGGCCCGTGACGGTGAGACGCTGGCCGGGTACGTCCACTCCAACGGCAAGATCGGCGTGCTCGTGGACCTGTTGGGAGGCACCGAGGCGCAGGCGAAGGACGTGGCCCTGCACGTGGCCGCCGAGCGCCCGCAGTACCTGACGCGCGATGAGGTCAACAGCGAGGACATCGAGAAGGAGCGCGAGATCCTCACGAACAAGGCGCTCAACGAGGGCAAGCCGCAGCAGATCGTGGAGAAGATCGTCCAGGGTCAGATCGGCAAGTTCTACGAGGAGAAGGTGCTGCCCGAGCAGCGCTTCGTGAAGGACAACAGCGTGACGGTGGGGGGCTACCTCGGCGGCGCGCAGGTCAGGCGCTTCGTCCGGTTCGAGGTCGGCGCGTAA
- the rpsB gene encoding 30S ribosomal protein S2, whose translation MSYISMKQLLEAGVHFGHETKRWNPKFKRFIFAERNGIFIIDLQKTLKQIDRSFDYIKDLSERGGVILFVGTKKQAQEIVELEARRTGMPFVTSRWLGGMLTNFRTIRTRIDRLNELDDMFESGAVNNRPKAERIELGAERERLLRFVGGIRKMTRLPDAIFVVDPTKEVIAVQEANKLGIPVIALADTDSDPDVIDYIVPGNDDAIRSIQLITHRIGDLVVEARGGGEDVSGARVEEGNAEIEAAEENVEGDTTQLTSSQGRAG comes from the coding sequence GTGTCGTACATCAGCATGAAGCAGCTTTTAGAGGCGGGCGTGCACTTCGGGCACGAGACCAAACGCTGGAACCCCAAGTTCAAGCGCTTCATCTTCGCGGAGCGCAACGGCATCTTCATCATCGACCTGCAAAAGACCCTCAAGCAGATCGACCGTTCCTTCGACTACATCAAAGACCTCTCCGAGCGCGGCGGCGTGATCCTGTTCGTCGGCACCAAGAAGCAGGCGCAGGAGATCGTGGAGCTGGAGGCCCGGCGCACCGGGATGCCTTTCGTGACGAGCCGCTGGCTGGGCGGGATGCTGACCAACTTCCGCACCATCCGCACCCGCATCGACCGCCTCAACGAACTCGACGACATGTTCGAGTCGGGCGCCGTCAATAACCGTCCCAAGGCCGAGCGCATCGAACTCGGCGCCGAGCGCGAGCGGCTGCTGCGCTTTGTCGGCGGCATCCGCAAGATGACCCGCCTCCCCGACGCGATCTTCGTGGTGGACCCCACCAAGGAAGTGATCGCGGTGCAGGAGGCCAACAAGCTCGGGATCCCCGTGATCGCGCTGGCCGACACCGACTCCGACCCTGACGTGATCGACTACATCGTGCCCGGCAACGACGACGCGATCCGCTCGATCCAGCTCATCACCCACCGCATCGGTGACCTCGTGGTCGAGGCGCGCGGCGGCGGTGAGGACGTGAGCGGGGCGCGCGTCGAGGAAGGCAACGCCGAGATCGAGGCCGCCGAGGAAAACGTCGAGGGCGACACCACCCAGCTCACGAGCAGCCAGGGCCGCGCGGGCTAA
- a CDS encoding aminoglycoside phosphotransferase family protein, with protein MTFDPYLRRWNLVPDGEPIHTNSSDLLPVRLAGKPAMLKVARVNEEEVGHRLMVWWNGEGAARVLRHDGEAALLERVEGDLSLAEMVRAGQDDEASRILCATVAVLHARQARPWPELTPLERWFRTLEELAPQVGGVLATSLETARHLFREPRHLRPLHGDIHHGNVLHSRERGWLAIDPKGLIGERGFDYANIFCNPDPETATRPGRLARQTHVVAAAAELDQQRLLQWVLAYAGLSAAWHLEDDEPDLAAPTLEVARIAAAELGF; from the coding sequence GTGACCTTCGACCCCTACCTGCGCCGCTGGAACCTCGTGCCGGACGGCGAGCCCATCCACACGAACAGCAGCGACCTCCTGCCCGTGCGCCTCGCCGGGAAGCCCGCCATGCTCAAGGTCGCCCGGGTGAACGAGGAAGAGGTCGGCCACCGCCTGATGGTCTGGTGGAACGGCGAGGGCGCGGCCCGCGTCCTGCGGCACGACGGGGAGGCCGCCTTGTTGGAACGGGTGGAGGGTGATCTTTCCCTCGCGGAAATGGTCCGCGCCGGGCAGGACGACGAGGCGAGCCGCATCCTCTGCGCGACCGTGGCGGTGCTGCACGCGAGGCAGGCCCGGCCCTGGCCGGAGTTGACGCCCCTGGAGCGGTGGTTTCGGACGTTGGAGGAGCTGGCGCCACAGGTGGGAGGCGTGCTGGCAACATCCCTGGAAACGGCGCGACACCTCTTCCGGGAACCCCGCCACCTGCGTCCCCTCCACGGCGATATCCACCACGGCAACGTCCTCCACAGCCGCGAGCGGGGCTGGCTGGCGATTGACCCCAAGGGGCTGATCGGCGAGCGCGGCTTCGACTACGCCAACATCTTCTGCAACCCGGACCCGGAAACGGCGACACGACCCGGGCGGTTGGCACGGCAGACCCACGTCGTCGCGGCGGCAGCGGAACTCGACCAGCAGCGTCTTTTGCAATGGGTGCTTGCCTACGCAGGTCTCTCCGCCGCGTGGCATCTGGAGGACGACGAGCCTGACCTCGCCGCCCCCACGCTGGAAGTCGCCCGGATTGCCGCCGCCGAACTGGGCTTCTGA
- a CDS encoding undecaprenyl-diphosphate phosphatase: MDWFYAIVYGIVEGITEFLPISSTGHLIVAGNLMGVPWPKEVKDTFEVVIQGGAILAVLAYYWRDFVQQGRDIGRDRPTQRLWLGVIVACIPAVILGLLFGDAIKAALFRPSVVAWALIVGGVLMWLIESRRVTPNIHNIKNIGVGRSFLIGAVQCLALLWPGFSRSASSILGGMVMGLDRPTATQFSFYLGVPTLGGAALLDFIRSRDLLAQIGLVNVLLGAVTSFVIAYLAIGWLLRFVSTNNFKGFAVYRVVVGVLILVLIAAGVMSNGSLA, translated from the coding sequence ATGGACTGGTTCTACGCCATCGTTTACGGGATCGTGGAGGGCATCACCGAATTCCTGCCGATCAGCTCGACCGGGCACCTGATCGTCGCCGGGAACCTGATGGGCGTGCCCTGGCCCAAGGAGGTCAAGGACACCTTCGAGGTGGTGATCCAGGGCGGCGCGATCCTGGCGGTGCTGGCGTACTACTGGCGCGACTTCGTGCAGCAGGGGCGCGACATCGGGCGCGACCGGCCCACCCAGCGGCTGTGGCTCGGCGTGATCGTCGCCTGCATCCCCGCCGTGATCCTGGGCCTGCTGTTCGGGGACGCGATCAAGGCGGCCCTCTTCCGCCCCAGCGTGGTCGCCTGGGCCCTGATCGTGGGCGGCGTGCTGATGTGGCTGATCGAGAGCCGCCGCGTGACGCCGAACATCCACAACATCAAGAACATCGGCGTGGGGCGTTCCTTCCTGATCGGCGCGGTGCAGTGTCTCGCCCTGCTGTGGCCCGGCTTCTCGCGCTCCGCGAGTTCCATCCTGGGCGGCATGGTGATGGGCCTCGACCGCCCCACGGCGACCCAGTTCTCCTTCTACCTGGGGGTGCCCACCCTGGGCGGCGCCGCCCTGCTCGACTTCATCCGCAGCCGCGACCTCCTCGCCCAGATCGGCCTCGTGAACGTGCTGCTGGGGGCGGTGACGAGCTTCGTGATCGCGTACCTCGCCATCGGCTGGCTGCTGCGCTTCGTGTCCACGAACAACTTCAAGGGCTTCGCGGTGTACCGGGTCGTCGTCGGCGTGCTGATCCTGGTGCTGATCGCCGCCGGGGTGATGAGCAACGGGAGCCTGGCCTGA
- a CDS encoding heme-dependent oxidative N-demethylase family protein codes for MFDRALTLYRPFLTGQYTVSAGLYRLGAQPVPWAEGEPVETHTFALDREYPRFMASKAAAHRRALHEYMGEAALTPELREAALSFVARTLAEGSGGVMTWDGRTFTNRALGWAAVLDPRWGGVEGLRRFDAPLAPLVADVTPVNALDFLGLNVPEDLAVVARHPEGGDWVAALHVLSPQHWDPREKLGRDFVAVHGPVAGSGPMNATAPRLMDAVITRGPFVRFAWGVAMSDRLDHHPAAPQGPDRAQGTRFDPDGAFLRVERQTLTGFPRAHGALFTIRPYVYSLRDVVADPVHACALAAALRTMTPEQVVYKGLSPLLPDLLAWLERFA; via the coding sequence GTGTTCGACCGGGCCCTGACCCTCTACCGTCCCTTCCTGACCGGGCAGTACACCGTCTCGGCGGGGTTGTACAGGCTGGGCGCTCAGCCCGTGCCCTGGGCCGAGGGGGAGCCGGTGGAAACGCACACCTTCGCCCTCGACCGCGAGTACCCGCGTTTCATGGCGAGCAAGGCCGCCGCCCACCGCCGCGCGCTCCACGAGTACATGGGTGAGGCGGCCCTGACCCCCGAACTCAGGGAGGCCGCCCTGTCCTTCGTCGCCCGCACCCTCGCCGAGGGGAGCGGCGGCGTGATGACCTGGGACGGGAGGACGTTCACCAACCGGGCACTCGGCTGGGCGGCGGTCCTCGACCCGCGCTGGGGTGGGGTGGAAGGTCTGCGCCGCTTCGACGCGCCCCTCGCCCCCCTCGTTGCCGACGTGACGCCCGTGAACGCGCTCGACTTCCTGGGGCTGAACGTCCCCGAAGACCTCGCCGTCGTCGCCCGTCATCCCGAAGGCGGGGACTGGGTGGCCGCCCTGCACGTCCTCTCGCCGCAGCACTGGGACCCGCGCGAGAAGCTGGGGCGGGATTTCGTGGCGGTCCATGGGCCCGTCGCCGGAAGCGGGCCGATGAACGCCACCGCACCCCGGCTGATGGACGCGGTGATCACGCGGGGTCCCTTCGTCCGCTTCGCCTGGGGCGTCGCCATGAGTGACCGCCTCGACCACCACCCCGCCGCGCCGCAGGGCCCGGACCGTGCTCAGGGCACCCGCTTCGACCCGGACGGGGCCTTTCTGCGGGTGGAACGTCAGACGCTCACCGGCTTTCCCCGGGCTCACGGCGCCCTCTTCACCATTCGGCCCTACGTCTATTCGTTGCGGGACGTGGTGGCCGACCCCGTGCATGCCTGCGCCCTCGCCGCCGCGCTGCGGACGATGACTCCCGAGCAGGTGGTCTACAAGGGACTCTCGCCGCTGCTCCCCGACCTGCTCGCATGGCTGGAGAGGTTCGCCTGA
- a CDS encoding ribonuclease, producing the protein MSFSLPSRLLRCALLGALLVACSPPGSGQDTATRVQTARTDTTRAARDLGHGLPFVAAADLPREARRTLSLIRAGGPFPYAKDGSTFGNREGILPRRARGYYREYTVPTPGEDDRGARRIVCGGQARSVGECYYTGDHYTSFRRIQP; encoded by the coding sequence ATGAGCTTTTCCCTCCCGTCGCGCCTCCTGCGCTGTGCCCTCCTCGGTGCGCTTCTCGTCGCCTGCTCGCCTCCCGGGTCGGGACAGGACACGGCCACGCGGGTTCAGACGGCCCGGACCGACACGACCCGTGCGGCCCGCGATCTCGGGCACGGCCTCCCCTTCGTTGCCGCTGCCGATCTCCCGCGTGAGGCCCGCCGGACCCTCAGCCTGATCCGGGCGGGCGGCCCCTTTCCGTACGCGAAGGACGGGAGCACCTTCGGCAACCGCGAGGGAATCCTCCCCAGACGCGCCCGGGGCTATTACCGCGAGTACACGGTGCCTACCCCTGGCGAGGACGACCGGGGAGCGCGGCGCATCGTGTGTGGCGGTCAGGCGCGCAGCGTGGGGGAGTGCTACTACACCGGCGACCACTACACCTCGTTCAGGAGAATCCAGCCGTGA
- a CDS encoding barstar family protein, whose protein sequence is MINVFGAPPQGIQPAPHDPRIVAAGYQVAVREVDLSGVRDKDGLMLALLRGLGLSESFGRNWDALYDVLTDPGARPARFALVLCDYAHFRKRHKHLGAELEAVLLDAQRDAARQDRNLWLLAEEPDHDPRHW, encoded by the coding sequence GTGATCAACGTGTTTGGCGCTCCCCCCCAGGGCATCCAGCCCGCCCCGCATGACCCGCGCATCGTCGCCGCCGGGTATCAGGTGGCCGTACGCGAGGTGGACCTGTCCGGGGTGCGCGACAAGGATGGCCTGATGCTCGCCCTGTTGCGCGGCCTGGGCCTGAGCGAGAGTTTCGGGCGCAACTGGGACGCCCTGTACGACGTCCTGACCGACCCGGGCGCCCGCCCCGCCCGCTTCGCCCTCGTACTGTGCGATTACGCCCACTTCCGCAAACGGCACAAGCACCTCGGCGCCGAGCTGGAAGCCGTGCTCCTCGACGCCCAGCGCGACGCCGCCCGGCAGGACCGCAACCTGTGGCTCCTGGCGGAGGAACCCGACCACGACCCCCGTCACTGGTAG
- a CDS encoding class I SAM-dependent methyltransferase produces MHWSHSFYERQDALTGCYSAPIHPFHTSLAARVTAHRCQPGALLELGAGGGQFATAAALVGHGVTALDLRAGVGGHTRLLAAQHGVTVHTLTGDFSTLDPGGPFDTLCYWDGFGIGEDDEQRYLLSRVAGWLAPEGVAYVEVYTPWYWARHAGFTRHAERHTQTYGFDADGCRMLDTYAPRGEEPFTQSLRCYSPADLRLLLSGTGLGLREVWPGGSYDPEAGVYHPEVSLGGAMTFTAVLTPA; encoded by the coding sequence ATGCACTGGTCCCACTCCTTCTACGAGCGGCAGGACGCCCTGACGGGGTGTTACAGCGCCCCCATCCATCCCTTCCATACCTCTCTCGCGGCGCGTGTCACGGCGCACCGGTGTCAGCCGGGAGCCCTCCTCGAACTCGGCGCGGGCGGGGGGCAGTTTGCGACCGCTGCCGCCCTCGTCGGTCATGGGGTCACGGCGCTCGACCTGCGGGCGGGGGTGGGGGGACACACCCGACTCCTGGCTGCCCAGCATGGGGTCACCGTCCACACGCTGACCGGAGACTTCTCCACCCTCGACCCCGGCGGTCCCTTCGACACGCTCTGCTACTGGGACGGCTTCGGCATCGGGGAGGACGACGAGCAGCGGTATCTGCTCTCGCGGGTGGCGGGCTGGCTCGCACCGGAAGGAGTGGCTTACGTCGAGGTCTATACCCCGTGGTACTGGGCGCGGCACGCGGGGTTCACCCGCCACGCCGAACGCCACACCCAGACCTACGGCTTCGACGCCGACGGCTGCCGGATGCTCGACACCTACGCGCCGCGCGGGGAGGAGCCCTTCACCCAGTCCCTGCGCTGTTACAGCCCCGCCGACCTGCGCCTGCTGCTGTCCGGCACGGGGTTAGGGCTGAGGGAGGTGTGGCCCGGTGGGTCCTACGATCCCGAGGCGGGGGTGTACCACCCGGAGGTTTCCCTGGGCGGGGCGATGACCTTCACGGCCGTCCTCACGCCCGCCTGA
- the tsaD gene encoding tRNA (adenosine(37)-N6)-threonylcarbamoyltransferase complex transferase subunit TsaD has translation MSVSRFPVRILGIDTSCDDTGVGIVELAPDGSARVLANRVWSQTVHAQYGGVMPELASREHVERIDRVTGDALAEAGLEVNDLEAVAATSGPGLVGALLVGLMYGKGLAQALGVPFYAAHHLEGHIFAAASEADLKAPYLALVVSGGHTHLFDVPREGEYVLVGATRDDAAGEAFDKIARLAGLGYPGGPAISEAALRGAPDAVPFKEPLQGQKGFDFSFSGLKTAALLAHKAGAKPEDLAAGFERAAVRFLVKTTLRAAQACGRETVVVSGGVAANRALREAFAASGVRAVFPGKDLNTDNGAMIALAGAAAIRAGREPSALSEGAVAYAPLANA, from the coding sequence ATGAGCGTTTCTCGGTTCCCCGTGCGCATCCTCGGCATCGACACCTCCTGCGACGACACGGGGGTCGGGATCGTGGAACTCGCCCCGGACGGCTCGGCGCGGGTGCTGGCGAACCGGGTGTGGTCGCAGACCGTCCACGCCCAGTACGGCGGCGTGATGCCTGAACTCGCCAGTCGCGAGCACGTCGAGCGCATCGACCGGGTGACCGGGGACGCGCTGGCGGAGGCGGGCCTGGAGGTGAATGACCTGGAGGCCGTCGCCGCCACCTCCGGCCCCGGCCTCGTCGGCGCCCTCCTCGTCGGGCTGATGTACGGCAAGGGGCTCGCGCAGGCGCTCGGTGTCCCCTTCTACGCCGCCCACCACCTCGAAGGCCACATCTTCGCGGCGGCGAGCGAGGCAGACCTGAAAGCACCCTACCTTGCCCTGGTGGTGAGCGGCGGCCACACCCACCTCTTCGACGTGCCGCGCGAGGGCGAGTACGTGCTTGTCGGGGCCACACGCGACGACGCGGCGGGGGAGGCGTTCGACAAGATCGCCCGGTTGGCGGGCCTGGGCTACCCCGGCGGCCCGGCGATCAGCGAGGCGGCTTTGAGGGGCGCCCCCGACGCCGTGCCCTTCAAGGAACCCTTGCAGGGGCAGAAGGGCTTCGACTTCTCCTTCAGCGGGCTCAAGACCGCCGCCCTCCTCGCCCACAAGGCCGGGGCGAAACCGGAAGACCTCGCCGCCGGGTTCGAGCGGGCCGCCGTGCGCTTCCTGGTGAAGACTACCCTGCGGGCGGCGCAGGCGTGCGGGCGGGAAACCGTGGTCGTCTCGGGTGGGGTGGCGGCGAACCGGGCGCTGCGGGAGGCGTTCGCGGCGAGCGGCGTGCGGGCGGTGTTCCCCGGCAAGGACCTGAACACCGACAACGGGGCGATGATCGCGCTTGCGGGAGCGGCGGCCATCCGGGCGGGGCGGGAACCCAGTGCCCTCAGCGAGGGGGCGGTGGCGTACGCACCGCTGGCGAACGCGTAG
- a CDS encoding type II toxin-antitoxin system VapC family toxin: protein MAYLLDTNVISETARARPQPALVQLLTTTPLSDLYLSAVTFGEVEYGVQKQTDPARRLQLRAWVDDVLLPDYEGRILPVTGDVMVTWAQLVLRSGKTPGQLPRMDSLLAATALHHRLTLVTRNAADFQALGVPFLNPWEG, encoded by the coding sequence ATGGCCTATCTGCTGGATACCAACGTCATCAGCGAAACGGCCAGGGCACGTCCACAGCCCGCCCTGGTGCAGCTCCTTACAACCACACCGCTTTCCGATCTATATCTCAGCGCGGTCACTTTTGGGGAGGTGGAGTACGGCGTCCAGAAACAGACCGACCCGGCCAGGCGACTGCAACTCCGCGCCTGGGTGGACGATGTTCTCCTTCCAGACTACGAGGGACGCATCCTGCCCGTCACCGGGGACGTGATGGTGACCTGGGCGCAACTCGTCCTGCGCAGCGGCAAAACGCCCGGGCAACTCCCCCGAATGGACTCGCTCCTGGCCGCGACGGCCCTCCACCACCGCCTCACCCTCGTCACCCGCAACGCCGCCGACTTTCAGGCACTCGGCGTGCCCTTCCTCAACCCCTGGGAGGGCTGA
- a CDS encoding type II toxin-antitoxin system Phd/YefM family antitoxin translates to MTKLVKLQDAKANLSQLIREAEAGETVIVTRHGKPTVRLVVVEPEGEVGPVRMGIETFRSIPKIEDLEFERDRTPWGDIELDFD, encoded by the coding sequence ATGACCAAGCTCGTGAAGTTGCAGGACGCCAAGGCCAACCTGAGCCAGCTCATCCGCGAGGCGGAGGCGGGCGAGACGGTCATCGTGACGCGGCACGGGAAACCGACGGTGCGGCTGGTGGTGGTGGAGCCGGAGGGAGAGGTGGGGCCGGTGCGCATGGGGATCGAGACGTTCCGCAGCATTCCCAAGATCGAGGACCTGGAATTCGAGCGGGACCGGACGCCCTGGGGCGACATCGAACTGGACTTCGATTGA